In the genome of Pseudorca crassidens isolate mPseCra1 chromosome 12, mPseCra1.hap1, whole genome shotgun sequence, one region contains:
- the ARPC3 gene encoding actin-related protein 2/3 complex subunit 3 encodes MPAYHSSLMDPDTKLIGNMALLPIRSQFKGPAPRETKDTDIVDEAIYYFKANVFFKNYEIKNEADRTLIYITLYISECLKKLQKCNSKSQGEKEMYTLGITNFPIPGEPGFPLNAIYAKPANKQEDEVMRAYLQQLRQETGLRLCEKVFDPQNDKPSKWWTCFVKRQFMNKSLSGPGQ; translated from the exons ATGCCG GCTTACCACTCTTCCCTCATGGACCCTGACACGAAACTCATTGGAAACATGGCACTGTTGCCTATCAGAAGTCAGTTCAAAGGACCCGCCCCTAGAGAGA CAAAAGATACAGATAttgtggatgaagctatctaTTACTTCAAGGCCAATGTCTTCTTCAAAAACTATGAAATTAAG AATGAAGCCGATAGGACCTTGATATATATAACTCTCTACATTTCTGAGTGTCTAAAGAAACTCCAAAAG tgcaattCTAAAAGCCAAGGCGAGAAAGAAATGTATACACTGGGAATCACTAATTTTCCCATTCCTGGAGAGCCTGGTTTTCCACTTAATGCAATTTACGCCAAACCTGCAAACAAACAGGAAGATG AAGTGATGAGGGCCTACTTACAACAGCTGAGGCAAGAGACTGGACTGAGACTTTGTGAGAAAGTTTTTGACCCTCAGAATGATAAACCCAGCAAG TGGTGGACTTGCTTTGTGAAGAGACAATTCATGAACAAGAGTCTTTCAGGACCTGGACAGTAA